The window TGCCGGGTGGACAGACCCTGCTCTTGCCCGCAGCCACCGCCCCCGTCAAGTGATGGCGGGGAATGGGGTGGCCGTGGAGGTACGGGGCAGGCACAGGGCAGGCACGGACCGCGCATGTCCGCACAGATCATCTGACACTCCGGCCAAACCGGGGGCCTCACGCCATGCCGGTACGGGTTTTGCTGATTCGCACCCCACTCGGACAAACCTGCCGGGCGCCCGGTGCGCCCCCTGGCCTCGACCCGCTTCGCGCCGTCCATATCGGTCGCCGTTTTCGCTGGACATCGTGGCGGGCTGCGTGTATACCCGCCTACACAACAATATTCGGATAACTTGATATGCAGATACTCACCGATCCCCGTACGTTGCAACAGACCTGCCTGCGCTGGCGGGCCGACGGCAAGCACACCGTGCTGGTGCCCACCATGGGCTATTACCACGCCGGGCACGAAAGCCTGATGTCCTACGCCCGTTCCCTGGGCGACAAGGTGGTGGTCAGCCTGTTCGTGAACCCCACCCAGTTCGGCCCCGGCGAAGACCTGGCCGCCTATCCGCGCGACCTTGAACGCGATGCCGCCCTGGCCGAGGCCAACGGCGCGGACATCCTGTTCACCCCGCAGCCCGCCGACATGTTTCCTGCGGGCCATGCCACGTGGATAGAGGTGCCCTCGCTGGCGGGCACGCTGTGCGGCATCACGCGCCCCACCCATTTCCGGGGGGTGTGCACCGTGGTCATGAAGCTGTTCCAACTGGCCATGCCGCGCACCGCCGTGTTCGGCCAGAAGGACTGGCAGCAACTGGCCATCATCCGCCGCATGGCGCGCGACCTGAACGTGCCCGTGGACGTGGTGGGCCGCCCCATCGTGCGCGAGGCGGACGGACTGGCCATGAGTTCGCGCAACATCTACCTTTCGACCGAAGAACGTGCCCAGGCCCCCAACATCCACCACGGCCTGGCCCTTGGCCGGGCGCTGGTGCAGGGGGGCGAGCGAGACGCCGCCGCAGTGGCCGAGGCCATGCGCCGCTACTGGCGCGAGAACCTGCCCCTGGCGCAGGAAGACTACATTTCCATCGTGCATCCGGAAACGCTGGAGCCGCTTGCGCGCATCACCGACGCGGCCCTGTGCGCCGTTGCCTTTCGCCTGGGCAAGGCCCGGCTTATCGACAACATGCTGCTGGCGGGCGAATAGCCCCGGCATCTCCGGAACCACCGGAACTGAAAACCGCAACCCCACGCTAAGAAACGCGCCCGAAGCCCGCAGCGCCCCGCAACCGCAACGCCGGGGGGCCAGGCCACAGCCGGGGCCACGCGCGCATCATCAGGAGGACCGCATGATTCCCGGAAAAGGCCGCTACTTCTTCACGTCCGAATCCGTCACCGAAGGCCACCCCGACAAGGTTGCCGACCAGATTTCCGATGCCGTGCTTGACGTGCTGCTGGCGCAGGACCCCATGTCCCGCGTGGCCTGCGAAACGCTGGTGACCACCGGCATGGCCTTCATCGCGGGCGAAATCCGCACCAAGGGCTTTGCCGACCTGCCCGAGGTGGTGCGCTCGACCATCCGGAACATCGGCTACAACAGCTCGGAAATGGGCTTCGACTGGAAGACCTGCGCGGTCATTTCCTCCATCGACAAGCAGTCGGGCGACATCGCCCAGGGCGTGGACCGGGGCAACCCCGAAGACCAGGGCGCGGGCGACCAGGGCATGATGTTCGGCTTTGCCTGCGATGAAACCGCCACCCTGATGCCCGCCCCCATCTACTGGGCGCACCAGCTTTCGCAGCGCCTGACCAAGGTGCGCAAGGACGGCATCCTCGACTTCCTGCGGCCCGACGGCAAGACCCAGGTTTCGTTCGAATACGTGGACGGCAAGCCCATGCACATCAACAATGTGGTGGTCTCGTCGCAGCATGCCGACAACGTGTCCAACACCACCATCCGCGAAGGCATCATCGAGGAAGTGATCAAGAAGACGCTGCCCGAAGGCCTGATGGCCGACGACTGCGAAATCTTCATCAACACCACTGGCCGGTTCGTGGTCGGCGGCCCCATGGGCGACTGCGGCCTGACCGGCCGCAAGATCATCCAGGACACCTACGGCGGCGCAGGCCACCACGGCGGCGGCGCATTCTCGGGCAAGGACGCCTCCAAGGTGGACCGTTCCGGCGCCTACATGGGCCGCTACATCGCCAAGAACGTGGTCAAGGCCGGCCTTGCCCCCAAGTGCGAAGTGCAGATCGCCTACTGCATCGGCGTGGCCGAGCCTGTTTCGGTGCTGGTTTCCTCGCTGGGCAGCAGCGAACTGTCGGACGAAGTGCTGACCCGCGCCGTGCGCGAGGTGTTCGACCTGCGCCCGTACCACATCATCAAGCGTCTTGACCTGAACCGCCCCATCTACGGCAAGACCACCTGCTACGGCCACTTCGGCCGCGAACTGCCCGAGTTCACCTGGGAGCAGTGCGACGCCGTGGCCGACCTGCGTACCGCCGCCAAGGTGTAGCGCGCGGCATCAGCCAGCCAGAAAAGACAGGGCGGGGAGCATGCTCCCCGCCCTTTTTGCGTGCAATGGTATTCGCCCTTGCGCCAGTGCCCCTGCGCGAGAAATAGGGGCTATCCCGCCACCATCCCGCGCTATCCGGCCACTATCCGGCCACTAGCCCGCCACTATCCCGCCAGATCGGCCAGGTCCGCCTGCAAGCCCGACACCGAGGCGTCCAGGTCCACGTCAAAGCTGGCCCCGAACTCGCTGCCGTTGACCCAGGCCACCGTGTAGGCCACGTCGCTCAGGTAGGCCAACTGAAAATTCTCGCCCCGCACCAACGTGCCCCGCAAGCCCTGCGCGGGCATGGGGTTGCCGTCGGCCAGCAGCATGCGCGAGCCGCCGGGGCTGATGTCGATGATCTGGGCGATGCGGTCCGTACCGTCCATGTGCACTCGGCACGACTGGTTCAAGCCGTAGGCTTTCAGAAAAATGCGCGCGTGGCGCCTGCGTTCCATGGTGTTTCCCCCTTTTTCGCCCTGCCGTGGCGCAACCGCCCGCATGCGCGCCAGCCCATCTGGCGCATCAATGCCTGAAACGGCG of the Nitratidesulfovibrio sp. genome contains:
- the panC gene encoding pantoate--beta-alanine ligase, whose protein sequence is MQILTDPRTLQQTCLRWRADGKHTVLVPTMGYYHAGHESLMSYARSLGDKVVVSLFVNPTQFGPGEDLAAYPRDLERDAALAEANGADILFTPQPADMFPAGHATWIEVPSLAGTLCGITRPTHFRGVCTVVMKLFQLAMPRTAVFGQKDWQQLAIIRRMARDLNVPVDVVGRPIVREADGLAMSSRNIYLSTEERAQAPNIHHGLALGRALVQGGERDAAAVAEAMRRYWRENLPLAQEDYISIVHPETLEPLARITDAALCAVAFRLGKARLIDNMLLAGE
- the metK gene encoding methionine adenosyltransferase — its product is MIPGKGRYFFTSESVTEGHPDKVADQISDAVLDVLLAQDPMSRVACETLVTTGMAFIAGEIRTKGFADLPEVVRSTIRNIGYNSSEMGFDWKTCAVISSIDKQSGDIAQGVDRGNPEDQGAGDQGMMFGFACDETATLMPAPIYWAHQLSQRLTKVRKDGILDFLRPDGKTQVSFEYVDGKPMHINNVVVSSQHADNVSNTTIREGIIEEVIKKTLPEGLMADDCEIFINTTGRFVVGGPMGDCGLTGRKIIQDTYGGAGHHGGGAFSGKDASKVDRSGAYMGRYIAKNVVKAGLAPKCEVQIAYCIGVAEPVSVLVSSLGSSELSDEVLTRAVREVFDLRPYHIIKRLDLNRPIYGKTTCYGHFGRELPEFTWEQCDAVADLRTAAKV
- a CDS encoding PilZ domain-containing protein, which produces MERRRHARIFLKAYGLNQSCRVHMDGTDRIAQIIDISPGGSRMLLADGNPMPAQGLRGTLVRGENFQLAYLSDVAYTVAWVNGSEFGASFDVDLDASVSGLQADLADLAG